CAAAATGCAGCTGTCTCAGCCTCGCtctgtgctttctgtggtggaggggcagacAGAGAAAGTACTGtgtgtacactaccagtcaaaagcctTAGAACTCCCCCACCTTTCAATTTTTTATAGAAATTCAAGCAGTTCAAGTCCAGTGAATAACCTTAAATGGTACAAAGGTAAGCGGTAAACTGCCAGAGGTTTTAAAAAAAGTTTAGGTTACCAAAAACTTTAAATTATTTACATTTCAGAGTTATATAAAAAAAAGGCATTTTTCAGGGAACAAGTAATGGGTTAACAACTTACAGCTGATCTGCAGCAATGGAAGTAAATTAAGCCTTGAAGATTGATGTTAACAATTCCTACAGGTCTCCCAACTTTTGTTGATACAAACCTGTACAAACCCCCTGTCTGTATAAAAGCAGTGTTGGAACAGACTGTGTTACTACACCCTCTTAAGCATTATTTGGACAATATTGTACTGCAAGAAAGTAGTATATTGCTATCATAATGGCGAGAAAAAGGCCATTAACAAAGGAAGACAGATTAACCCTATAACCCAATAAAAAATTGAAAAAtggaggtgttctaaaacttttgactggtagtacAGGTGTCGTTTATCTTCTCTGGTTGTACGTGATTGGCTCAGGGTGCTGTCACTCATGAGGACACTACGTCCCCGCAGCACCTGCTGGGAGAGCTAGCCAGCAAAAGCAGGGTGCACCCTCTTCGGTGCTCCATTGGTTTACAGTAGAAGTTCCCGCCCAATAAGGCTCATTGTCATTGGCCAAAGATAAACCAACGTCTTGTGCGGGTTAACTCTGGACTGATGTGTCAACTTCATAGCTAGCTAGTTGTTTACCACACGCTGTTACCACGTCTGCTAGGTAGCGTAGCTATGTAGCTTAGTTATGTCCTAGAAAATCATTTTCTACCTTTAGTATTATGAAGGAAATGTGTATAGAACGCCTGGTGCTCATTATTCACCTAAACTTTCAAATATGTCCATCCAATAAAATAAAGCATGTTGGAAAAATGAGATTCAAGTCGAGTGGTTGGTGGTGGATCATGTAGCAGTTGCTAACATCTGTTTTGACGTAGGCTAGCTATAATATCCTATAGGCTACATGCATTATAGTTGATGTTTGATGGCAGACTGTATTAGGCATGGAACCACATGTAAAAGAAGGGATAGTTATACATATCTTTGATGGAAGTGTGCAATAGATTGAGCAAGAGAATAGTTGTATGTTGTTAACCGGGGCCCTTTataacaggcaggcagacacagaaTATTGCAGACAGATTACTAGCTCGTTTACACTAGAAAAGTCTGCTGGACTACCGTGGTCTTCTGTGCAATAAGAGCTAAAGATATGGGAAGTAGCCATGTTATAACGTTTGTCTGTGGCTCAAAACTCATGTGATTCAATGTGTAGTCAGTGTAGTGTACTGGTTTCGATGCCTATGAGCTTTGTTGattgagtttgccccaccaatatTTTCATTTTAAAATCACCCCTGTACATTTTATAGACACTATTTTGCATCAGTTGGGCAACAGGTGATAATGCCTATTGCTAATAGCACATCTGATAATATAGACCATGGGCTATATGCATGGTCCAATGTTTTTTTTCAATGTTTCACCAATATGTTATTTCACTAATTTCTGGAGGTGGAAATTATATTCTAGATGGTATCAGCGTCATTTTATTTTCATTCATGTTGGAGTAGAATGTCCTTTTTAAAAAGCTTCTCAGACCTTCTACATAACAATGATCCCAGGGAGGACCCCGGACCCCCTAAGAAAAGGGACTGGGATTGGTCAAGCTCAGTTAAATAcatgtacaaaattataatttttcCCTAAAAGCATGATGGTCATAGACTTTCTTACAGGCCGGTGACATCACGACTTCCCATCAAACAAACTCCTTGAATGCCCTACTCCTTGAAATTTGCAGTTGTCTAAAAAACACTATTTTGCgataaaaataattaaaaaacgcTTTAGTGTGCACTTTACTGTATACTTTTATACttacaaacttttgaacagtaaaAGTTCAAAAGTCACTGGTGAACGTCTTTAAGTTTCAGTCATGGGATTTATTTTTGTTTAGACTCCTGGGAAAGGGCTTGCAGACATACATTAAATGGCAGAGCAGAAAATTAATTTCTTTGCAGACACACAATAACCTAAGACATTCCGTTAGGAACGGATTCACTCTCTGGAATGCAGCCTTCATAGCTTCTTCTTCCTATAGGCATTATCATGCGCTAAATCAAATGTTGGgtgattttagattttttttgtcaccCACTTTACATTTGCTAATGGTCTTCATCTTATTACATCAAAGTTATGAACCTGCCAGCCAGTGTGTTGCAATGCAGCCACTGAACACGAGCCTATACAATCTGTAGTCAAGATTGGTATATTGCTTCAAATCATGATTTTCCTAGATGAGCTATCTGATTGTGGCCCAGTCACTCTTTCCTGTGTATTCTATGTCCATGTTTTACTTTGTATCATCATTCTCATGATGTCATTCCCCCCCCCTCAGCGGACAGTTTGCCATCGTACGGAAGTGTAAAGAGAAGTCCTCTGGCTCTGAGTACGCCGCCAAATTCATCAAGAAGCGTCGCCTGTCGTCTAGCCGCCGGGGCGTTAGCCGCGAGGAGATCGAGAGGGAGGTGAACATCCTGAGAGAGATCCAGCACAGCAACATCATAACGCTACACGACATCTTCGAGAACAAGACCGACGTCATCCTCATCCTGGAGCTGTAAGGGAGACTAGATGATACCAGGGTCATATTCATAAATAATGTCAGAGAAGaaattctgatctaggatcagttttgtctTTAAAAATCACAATTCATGAGAtaggggcggcaagtagcctggtggttagagcattgggccagtaaccgaatggttgctagatagaatccccgagctgacaaggtaaaaatgtgtcgttctgcccctgaacaaggcagttaacccactgttcctatgccgtcgttgtaaataagattttgttcttaactgacttgcctagttaaataaaggttcaataaaaaaagaaagaaaaaacataGACATGGGGACGTGATCCTAGAACAGCACAATACTCTGAGACATTTTATACATACGGCCACAAACCTGGGTTTAAATTAGCCTGTGTGACATTCTGTTCCTGCTCTCTTGTTAAGTGAAAAATCCCAAAACATCCTGATGTGGTTCTGTTGAGATgctagttgtgtgtgttgttttagAGATTCATCTGTTTATGTTGTGTTTCAGGGTGTCTGGGGGGGAGCTGTTTGACTTCTTGGCAGAGAAGGAGTCTTTAACAGAGGAGGCTGCCACACAGTTCCTCAAACAGATCCTGGATGGGGTCCACTACCTGCACTCCAAATGCATAGCTCACTTTGAcctcaaggtacacacacacacacagatcccgGACGGGGTCTACTACCTGCAGTGCCGCACTCCAAACGCATCGCACACTTTGATCTCAAAGTGGACTGTAGGCTGTGGAGCTGGGTAAGCCAGGGTCATGTTCAACGAAAAACGTTTTGCAATAGAATACACTTCTTATTCTTAAGTCCAGGTTGTCTCTAGTGCTTAGTGAACACCATCCAGGCTGGTGTTTTCAACAGTTATCCTTATTAAACACATACACTATATGtacaaaattatgtggacacaccttcaaattagtagacccgttgctgacagatgtataaaatcgagtacacagccatgcaatcaccCATGCAAACATTGgaagtagaatggtcttactgaagagttcagtgactttcaacgtggcaccgtcataggatgccatctttccaacaagcagtttgtcagatttctgccctgctagagctgctctggtcaactgtaagggctgttgttgtgaagtggaaacgtctaggagcaacaacggctcagctgcaaagtggtaggccacacaagctcacagaacgggactgccgagtgctgtaGCGGGTAAAAATCACTTCCGAGttgcaaactgcctctggaagcaacgtcagcacaagaactgtttggagcttcatgaaatgggtttccatgccagagcagccacacacaagcctaagatcaccatgcgcaatgccaagcgtcggctggtgtggtgtaaagctcgctgccattggactccagagcagtggaaatgcgttctttggagtgatgaatGCATagggccaactgtaaagtttggtggatgaggaataatggtctgggactgtttttcattgttcgggctaggtcccttagtttcagtgaagggaaatattaacactgaagaatacaatgacattctagacgattctgtgcttccaactttgtggcaacagtttggggaaggccatacagaaatggtttgttgagatcggtgtggaagaacttgactggcctgcacagagccctgaccgcaACACCATCTAATGCAttttggatgaattggaacgccgactgcgagccaggcctaatcgcccaacatcagaatggaagcaagtccccgcagcaatgttccaacatctagtgtaatGCCTTCCTAGAagtgtggaggctgttatagcagcaaaggggagacaAGCTCcattcccatgattttggaatgagatgtttgacgagcaggtgtccacatacttttggtcatgtagtgtaccatGATAGTATACTGTTTAGGAtattataataatagtaataatcatTCAGGTCAGTTATTTATTTTCAACATATGACATTATTATATTTCAAAACATCTGTAGTGTATCCATTCTCTTCTAACTTGTATTATGGAAtgcttgtttgtttttgttgCAGCCGGAGAACATTATGCTGCTGGATAAGAATGTTCCCAACCCCAGGATCAAACTCATTGACTTCGGCATCGCTCATCAAATCAAAGCTGGGAACGAGTTTAAAAACATCTTCGGAACGCCAGAGTTCGTTGGTGAGACCCTACCGCTCAAGACCAAAATAGCCATGAACAGTTTTAACGGCATTAGTACGGCTTTTATTTTCAAATGGATTCTTTTCACTTCGGGTTTTGATTCCCGTTGGAAAAAATAAATTCCTTATTCCTATGAAAGACATACAGTATCCATAAAATGTCTGTCCAGAAATGTTATTGTTATGGTATGCCCACATGGGGAAAATATTCCTTGACATTTATCTTATTTAGTGGAGGTCTGTTGATGTCCTTGACGACCATCTGGGTTGAATTAAAGCTTTAAAGCGATTCTGGTGTTGATGCTGCTTGTTTTACAGCTCCAGAGATAGTCAACTATGAACTGCTAGGCCTGGAGGCTGACATGTGGTAAAATGGACTAAGATcatttaaatgttaaatgttttttATGATTTTGAGAATGTTttcttgttgttgctgttgtttctctctgagGGTAAATCTCACTAAGTTTTGTCCCTTTTGTCTCCAGGAGTATTGGAGTTATCACATACATTCTGTAAGTACTTGTTCACATTATAATGGTTGTCTCTTTTCATACAGTCAGTTGAGCAATATTAAACAGTGTTTTGTTCAATTATTTCAAATCTACACACATTTTTGCATTACAAATGACAACTCTAGAAGTGACACGTATTTCTCAGTAATTCCATCGTCAAAATGATGATATAGCAAGAAAGCCAATCTACTGTGTATAACGTTTGGCCATGACCTGAAAAATGACATGATACAGTACTACTGTTTTACCTCCTGTTGAGTGTTCTTATTGTGTTCTCACCATGCTGTCTGTTGGTCCTCAGGTTGAGTGGTGCCTCTCCGTTCCTGGGGGAGACCAAGCAGGAGACTCTGACCAACATCTCAGCAGTCAACTATGACTTTGACGAGGAGTACTTCAGCAACACTAGTGAGTTGGCCAAGGACTTCATCAGACGACTGCTGGTCAAGGATCCCAAGTAAGCCTGGTTTACACTGGACGGAATATGCCAGGGAATGATTAACATAACATACACAAGAACCATGTACTTTGTCTGTATTTTTTAATAGCATATTATCTTAGGGACCCGAGCAAGAAATAAAGGTTTGTACCTTGTTGCACCAATGTTAGAACTGAAAATACTAAAGCATAAAAGTAAGGAAGAAATTAGATTGATTTTCATCTCTAATCATTTACAAATGCTTCTTCCAGGAAGAGAATGACCATCGATGACAGCCTTCAGCATCCCTGGATCAAGGTAGGTACCTTTCACCATCTCATACATACTGTACCTCACATATCACTAACCCCCCCAAAATATATGCAACTGCTGGCTTATAGCACCCACTATACTGATGTTTTTTGGCCAGACAAAATAATTGAGCACCCCCCCACACACTTTTATCTACTATCCATTaaaccccctctcctcccaggtGATCAAGAGGCGAAACGTGCGCCAGGAGGAGAGCGGAAAGAAGCCGGAGCGCAGGCGCCTGAAGACAACGCGTCTAAAGGAGTACACCATCAAGTCCCACTCCTCCATGCCCCCCAACAACACCTACGTCAACTTTGAACGCTTCTCCCAGGTGCTGGAGGAGATCGCTGCTGCCGAGGAGGGGCTGAGAGACCTGGAGCACAACCAGAggtagggggggggggataaacggagggatggatggatgattcAATGAATGGGCGGATGAATTAATTTGTGATTATTAAAAGCACATATAAAGCCGTTCTATTTGGGTACAACAATATATCTATCCATTCATGCTAACATCTCTCTTCTCCAGGTCATGTCAGGAGGACGTGGCTGCTCTACTCTCTATCTATGAGGAGAAGGAGGGCTGGTACAAGGAGGAGAACCAGAGCATCGCCAGCAACCTGGATCACATCCGCCAGGCTCTGCAGTGTACCCAGGCCCAGCGCAGGCAGAGTCAGGAGGATGCCCGTGCCGCCATGCTGGCTGCTAATGCTCTCAAGAGGACGTTTGGGCGCCTGGAGAACCGCTACGAGGTCCTGGCGGAGCAGGTGGCGTCGGAGGTGCGCTGGGTGGAGGAGCTGgtcagagggatagagagggagaaagacagtctGGTCATGCCCTGAGACCTGGCTCCAGCTTGGCTTGTAGAATAGTCCTGAGCCTGGCCTGCCTTCTAGAATCACTGACATTATTCTCATAGAATCACTGACATTAGTCTGAATCTACGCTCTTCAGTTTCTTCTTTCTAGGGCGGTCTGGTCATGGCCGGTAGGCAAAGTCCTACCTGGCTGGGGCTGGAATCACTGAATGACATTATTGTAGTTCTCAGCTTACTTCCTACTAtgtccgtgtctgtgtgtgtgtctggtacaGTCAGGACAGTACATGTACACCAGCTCTGAGTTTTTCTGGTGTTGGTGTGGTTGTTGGAATCACAGACATTACTCTGTTTCTGCACTCTCAGCTTCttctttgtctgtgtgtttgtggcaCGAACAGGGCACATATTCTACACCAGCTGTCATCAGATTCAGAATGAG
The sequence above is a segment of the Oncorhynchus nerka isolate Pitt River linkage group LG20, Oner_Uvic_2.0, whole genome shotgun sequence genome. Coding sequences within it:
- the LOC115102820 gene encoding death-associated protein kinase 3-like, with product MAGFRQEDVEVFYDMGEELGSGQFAIVRKCKEKSSGSEYAAKFIKKRRLSSSRRGVSREEIEREVNILREIQHSNIITLHDIFENKTDVILILELVSGGELFDFLAEKESLTEEAATQFLKQILDGVHYLHSKCIAHFDLKPENIMLLDKNVPNPRIKLIDFGIAHQIKAGNEFKNIFGTPEFVAPEIVNYELLGLEADMWSIGVITYILLSGASPFLGETKQETLTNISAVNYDFDEEYFSNTSELAKDFIRRLLVKDPKKRMTIDDSLQHPWIKVIKRRNVRQEESGKKPERRRLKTTRLKEYTIKSHSSMPPNNTYVNFERFSQVLEEIAAAEEGLRDLEHNQRSCQEDVAALLSIYEEKEGWYKEENQSIASNLDHIRQALQCTQAQRRQSQEDARAAMLAANALKRTFGRLENRYEVLAEQVASEVRWVEELVRGIEREKDSLVMP